Part of the Bacillales bacterium genome, ATGTCGTCAAACCCGACAATCGAGAAGTCTTTCGGAATCCTGTACCCTTCTTCATGGGCGGCACCGATTGCTCCAAGCGCGGATTCGTCGTTCGACGCGACGACTGCGGAAAAGCCTCCCGATTTGATAAGCTTTTTCATCGCTTTATAGCCGCCTTCGTTCGACCAGTCTGAGCCGACTACCCAATTTCGGTTCACTTGCAATCCATTTTCGCTCAACGCGTCGAAAAATCCGTTCGCCCGCTGCTCCGTCGCCCCTGCGTTCCGAGGACCGGAAATGTAAGCGAAATCCCGATGTCCGATTCGATGCAAATAATGAACGAGTTCCCTTACTCCGCTGTAATTGTCGACATCGACCGAACAGATTTCTTCGACATCGGCATCATCCCCGATCAAAACGATCGGGTCCATCATTTCAGCCATCGCTTTTACATGAGCTGCCGACCGTTTTCGGAAACTCAAAAAAATCAGTCCGTCCGCCAACTCTTCGTACAGGAGATTCAAAAAATCGGTTTCCTTCTCGCGATGCGTGCTCCATGTATAAAAGACACAATCGTATCCGTGCCGTTCGGCGACAATCCGAATGCCCTTTAAGATTCCCGAATAAAAACGGTTGGCGATGTCATCGACGACGATGCCGAGCACTTGCGTGCGGTCCATCACAAGCCGGCGCGCATTCATGTTCGGGTGGTAGTTCAGCTGTTTGATCGCCTTTTTCAACGCTTCTTCCGTTTGTTTTTTCACCCGCTGCCCGTTCAAATAACGGGACACCGTGCTTTTTGATGTATTGGCCAATTTCGCGACATCTTTAATCGTTGCAGCCATCCTTGTCGATCCTTTCGTCGATCTTTTTAATGGGAACGTTCCAAAATAACAGCATCGTTTCGGGCACTCTCCCGTGCTGCCTGTCCTTCATTTAGAGGCCATGTCCTCGTTGGGTGCAAAGATTTCCACTTCCCGCCAGCGGCCGTAACGAAAATAACAAGCGGCGATCATGCTGCTCATGACGAAACTCGTTCCGATTCCATAAGCGATCCCGACTGCGCCCATCCAATGGGAAAACAGCGCAGACAACGGAAAACGCAAAATCCAAAAGGAGATTAAATTTAATAGTAACACACTGACCATCGCTCCCGCGCCTCTGACGATGCCGTTTAAAACAAAATTGATGCCAAGAAACGGATAAAAAAACACAACAGCGCGCAAGTAGTCGGCACCGAAATTAATCGTCGCCGCGTCGTCGACAAATAGGCCGACCAGGGGCTTCGCCAGCCCAAAGACGAATGCGGAAACGGTCAACGAGGCGGCAAACATGACAAGCAGTCCGTCGTTGCGCAATTTTCTCACCCGATCCCAACGGCCGGCGCCGATGTTTTGGCCGGCCATGCTGTTCATCGCCGTGCTCAGCGTCATCAACACCATCATGACCAGCCGGCTGATCCGTTGCGATGCACCGTATCCGGCGAGCACGGTCGGCCCAAACGCGGCAGCAACCCCGACGATCGCCGCCGAACCGGCAGAGATCGAAACCATCTGCAATCCGCCGGGAATGCCGAGCTTGAAAATGGCCCGCAGGAACTTTCGCTCAGGCAGGTGCGGCACCGTAAACGGAACGCGCCGGCCGTTGAGGCAATGCGCCAAGCCGCAGCCGAAGGCGATGCCTTGCGAGAGCACGGTGGCCAGCGCAGCGCCCGCGATCCCGAGGTTTGCAACCGAGATGAAGAGCGGGTCGAACGCGGCATTCAGGACGACGGCGAGGACAACGAAGCGCACCGGAGTTTTGCTGTCGCCGAGCGACCGCAAAACGGTGCTGATGAAGTTGTAGCCGAACAGGAACGGAATGCCGAGAAACGTGAGTTGCAAATAGCTCTCCGCGAGCGGGGTGACCGCGGGAGGAGAGCCGAGCCAAGAGAGCAGCGGGCGAACGAAAGTGAAGCCGGCGGCGGCGAGTAAGAGCGACAGCCCGCCGAGGACGACGACGAAGGCGTTGAGCGATTCGCGGAGGCGGGCGGTGTCGTTCGAGCCTTTTTGTTGAGACAGAATCGTGAGCGAAGCGCGATTCATGCCGATGATGAACGAGAGGACGGTGAAGGTGAGCGTTGCCGAGAGGGCGACGGCGGCGAGTGCGGCGGCGCCGAGAAGGTTGCCGACCCAAAGGCTGTCGATGATTTGATAGGAAGCCTGCAACAAATTGGCGAGAAAGATCGGGCCGGAAAACAAAAGCATTTTCTTCAGCAACGGTCCTTCGGTAAAATCGTGCTTCGTCTGGGTCATGAAGGCATCAGACCAATTCGAAAGTTTCCGTCACTTCGATGCTGTCGATGACCGACTGCACCATCGAACAATTCTTCTTTGCGACCTCCAGCGATTTTTTGATCTTCGCATCGTCAAGACCGTCACCTTTGATCAAGAAGTGAATGTGTATTTTTTCCACGCGGTCGGCTTTGTCAGGATTTCTCGTCACGTCCGCCCGGATGGTAATATCGTCATAAGCAATCCTTTTCTTGCGCAAAACTTTTTGCAAAACCGTTCCACTGCATACCGCCAGCGACGATACGAGCAATTGAAACGGGCGATAACCGAGTTGTTCGTCGGCGGAGACGGAAAGCGTGCCGTAACCGAGTTCCGCACGGAAACTCTCGCCGTTCATTTGAAATTCCATCAGACCCACTCCTTTCGAACTAATCTCATCTTATCACCGCCCATGGCATGCGAAAAGCATTTTGTCCCGTGGGAAGTCGGGTTTGCCGAGTGCTCATAAGGGTACATTAGTAACGCAGATGTTTTGACTCATGGACGGCGTTGTTTTACTATAATGATAATGATAATTACTTAATAATTATTTTAATAAAAAAGGAGTGGGTGACGCAGATGAAATTAAGGGAAGAAATGCCTGAACTGAAAGGCGAAGCCGCTTGGTTGAACGGTCAAGTGACGAAAGAAGAACTCGTCGGAGAGAAACCGACATTGATCCATTTTTGGTCAATCAGCTGCCATCTATGCAAAGAAGCGATGCCGAAAGTGAACGAGTTTCGCGATGAATACAAAGACCGCTTGAATGTCGTTGCCGTTCACATGCCTCGTTCACCGAAGGAACTCGACGTCGACGAAATCAAGGAAGTCGCCGATGAACACGGACTCACCCAACCTATATTCGTCGACAATGACCATAAATTGACGGACGCGTTCCAAAACGAATATGTTCCCGCTTACTACGTGTTCGATGCCGAAGGCCAATTGCGTCATTTCCAAGCCGGCGAAGGCGGAATGAAAATGTTGACGAAACGCGTCAACCGCGTGCTTGAGAAACAAAACAAAGAATGAGAAACGGAAGGGACGCCCTTCCGTTTTTACTTTTTCAGCAAGCGCACAACGATTATAACGTGCATCACGAGCGCCCAGCCGATGATCGCACCGACGACGTTCAGCAAGATATCATCAATGTCGAAAATGCGTTTGGCGTACGCGTATTGCAACGATTCGATCGTGAAGCTGGAAACGACCGCCACGAAAAACAACAAGAAAAAATTCCGGCATTTTCGAAACAAAATCGGCAAAAGCAGCCCTTGCGGCAAAAACAAGAGAATGTTGCCGTATACGTTTTTAATGAAAAGCCAGTAACTCCCGCTGTGAAGCATCAGCTCGATGCTGTCGAAAAGCTGCAAATTCACGGAACGGCCGTACGTATAATAATTATGAGTAAACAACGTCACATAAAGAAGAATGACGACATAGGTAAACCAACAAAGAAAAACGAATCTTTTGACCCTCATATCCATAAATGCCTGATTCTCCAGTTGCATGTTTTCACCTCGAAAGGACAGTGGTTTTATTTTAACAAAAAAAAAGACGAGCTTCACCGTCCTCCGTTCCCCCGAAAACCGAAAAACCGAATGCCCCGGCGCATACGGA contains:
- a CDS encoding LacI family DNA-binding transcriptional regulator, which encodes MAATIKDVAKLANTSKSTVSRYLNGQRVKKQTEEALKKAIKQLNYHPNMNARRLVMDRTQVLGIVVDDIANRFYSGILKGIRIVAERHGYDCVFYTWSTHREKETDFLNLLYEELADGLIFLSFRKRSAAHVKAMAEMMDPIVLIGDDADVEEICSVDVDNYSGVRELVHYLHRIGHRDFAYISGPRNAGATEQRANGFFDALSENGLQVNRNWVVGSDWSNEGGYKAMKKLIKSGGFSAVVASNDESALGAIGAAHEEGYRIPKDFSIVGFDDIPLSKWFYPSLTTVKQPFTEIGMKAAEVLFEQIDDKKDEPGKRHLLNPRLVIRNSCLRMS
- a CDS encoding MATE family efflux transporter, producing MTQTKHDFTEGPLLKKMLLFSGPIFLANLLQASYQIIDSLWVGNLLGAAALAAVALSATLTFTVLSFIIGMNRASLTILSQQKGSNDTARLRESLNAFVVVLGGLSLLLAAAGFTFVRPLLSWLGSPPAVTPLAESYLQLTFLGIPFLFGYNFISTVLRSLGDSKTPVRFVVLAVVLNAAFDPLFISVANLGIAGAALATVLSQGIAFGCGLAHCLNGRRVPFTVPHLPERKFLRAIFKLGIPGGLQMVSISAGSAAIVGVAAAFGPTVLAGYGASQRISRLVMMVLMTLSTAMNSMAGQNIGAGRWDRVRKLRNDGLLVMFAASLTVSAFVFGLAKPLVGLFVDDAATINFGADYLRAVVFFYPFLGINFVLNGIVRGAGAMVSVLLLNLISFWILRFPLSALFSHWMGAVGIAYGIGTSFVMSSMIAACYFRYGRWREVEIFAPNEDMASK
- a CDS encoding OsmC family protein, which produces MEFQMNGESFRAELGYGTLSVSADEQLGYRPFQLLVSSLAVCSGTVLQKVLRKKRIAYDDITIRADVTRNPDKADRVEKIHIHFLIKGDGLDDAKIKKSLEVAKKNCSMVQSVIDSIEVTETFELV
- a CDS encoding TlpA disulfide reductase family protein, producing the protein MKLREEMPELKGEAAWLNGQVTKEELVGEKPTLIHFWSISCHLCKEAMPKVNEFRDEYKDRLNVVAVHMPRSPKELDVDEIKEVADEHGLTQPIFVDNDHKLTDAFQNEYVPAYYVFDAEGQLRHFQAGEGGMKMLTKRVNRVLEKQNKE
- a CDS encoding VanZ family protein, with the protein product MQLENQAFMDMRVKRFVFLCWFTYVVILLYVTLFTHNYYTYGRSVNLQLFDSIELMLHSGSYWLFIKNVYGNILLFLPQGLLLPILFRKCRNFFLLFFVAVVSSFTIESLQYAYAKRIFDIDDILLNVVGAIIGWALVMHVIIVVRLLKK